The following are from one region of the Microbacterium sp. BK668 genome:
- a CDS encoding ABC transporter permease subunit has product MTSVAAARPLPSWLRWVAPLAVGLIGLALWALWVASGTAPRMLPSPLAILEEFVLRWNIIAADMAITATNALVGLIAGTVIGIVLAGLAASVRAVDGMLAPLVAAIAVVPIVAITPILNTMFGASSQFGRQAVAAIAAFIPVFVNVLRGLRQSRPVHRDLFRASAATNAQTFRSLTLPTALPYLMTGLRIAASVAVISALVAEYFGGPADGVGTAIATYAKSGRAALAWAYVFGGILIGLAFFLVTSVLERIVIRRPPA; this is encoded by the coding sequence ATGACCTCCGTCGCGGCGGCGCGCCCCCTGCCTTCGTGGCTGCGCTGGGTCGCGCCCCTCGCGGTCGGCCTGATCGGCCTCGCGCTGTGGGCGCTGTGGGTCGCCTCCGGCACCGCGCCGCGCATGCTCCCCAGTCCGCTGGCGATCCTCGAGGAGTTCGTGCTGCGCTGGAACATCATCGCGGCAGACATGGCGATCACGGCGACGAACGCCCTCGTCGGCCTGATCGCCGGAACAGTGATCGGCATCGTCCTGGCCGGGCTCGCAGCATCCGTCAGAGCAGTCGACGGGATGCTGGCGCCGCTCGTGGCCGCGATCGCGGTCGTGCCGATCGTGGCCATCACGCCGATCCTCAACACGATGTTCGGCGCGTCGAGTCAGTTCGGCCGGCAGGCGGTCGCCGCCATCGCCGCGTTCATCCCGGTCTTCGTGAATGTCCTGCGGGGACTCCGCCAGTCCCGGCCGGTGCATCGCGACCTCTTCCGCGCGTCCGCCGCGACGAACGCGCAGACCTTCCGATCGCTCACCCTTCCCACGGCTCTGCCGTATCTCATGACCGGGCTGCGGATCGCCGCATCCGTCGCCGTCATCTCAGCGCTCGTCGCCGAGTACTTCGGGGGCCCGGCCGATGGTGTGGGCACGGCGATCGCGACCTACGCGAAGTCCGGACGCGCCGCCCTCGCGTGGGCGTACGTGTTCGGCGGCATCCTCATCGGTCTCGCATTCTTCCTCGTGACCTCCGTATTGGAGCGGATCGTCATCAGGAGACCGCCGGCTTAG
- a CDS encoding ABC transporter substrate-binding protein — protein MRHSIRRGLALASTVAVAALALAACSASGSPDSTGGAEGDFEPLTDISLQLQWLPQAQFAGYYVAQEKGYFEEEGFDNVDIVPSGGDIVPQDALVAGDVDFAVAWVPKVLGTLEASGVELTDIAQVFQKSGTLQVAWKDSGISDVADFEGKRIGSWGFGNEWEIFAAMAAEGLDSTSVSITTQDFSMNALLDRDVDAAQAMTYNEWAQILEVVNPETGELYTSEDFDVISYEDTEGAMLQDALWADTQRLADDPAYADAAVRFLKAVTKGWLFARDNPEEAAEIVYDIASNAEAAFPVGPVHQLWQMNEVNKLIWTGADFGVIDQAAWDKTVEGALAAVNQDGLNLITAEPSDTAFSNEYIEKALAELADEGVDVSGEYTPIEVALTEGGQ, from the coding sequence ATGAGACACAGCATCCGACGGGGCCTCGCGCTCGCGTCCACCGTCGCCGTGGCGGCCCTCGCGCTCGCCGCGTGCTCCGCTTCGGGTTCGCCCGACTCGACCGGGGGCGCGGAAGGCGACTTCGAGCCGCTCACCGACATCTCGCTGCAGCTGCAATGGCTCCCGCAGGCGCAGTTCGCCGGCTACTACGTCGCGCAGGAGAAGGGATACTTCGAGGAAGAGGGGTTCGACAACGTCGACATCGTCCCCTCCGGCGGCGATATCGTGCCGCAGGACGCCCTCGTCGCCGGCGATGTCGACTTCGCCGTCGCCTGGGTGCCGAAGGTGCTCGGGACGCTCGAGGCGTCCGGCGTGGAGCTCACCGACATCGCCCAGGTGTTCCAGAAGTCCGGCACGCTCCAGGTCGCGTGGAAGGACTCCGGCATCAGCGACGTGGCCGACTTCGAGGGGAAGAGGATCGGCTCGTGGGGATTCGGCAACGAGTGGGAGATCTTCGCCGCGATGGCCGCCGAGGGCCTGGACTCGACCAGCGTGTCGATCACGACGCAGGACTTCTCGATGAACGCGCTGCTCGACCGCGACGTCGACGCCGCGCAGGCGATGACCTACAACGAGTGGGCGCAGATCCTCGAGGTCGTGAACCCCGAGACGGGTGAGCTTTACACCTCCGAGGACTTCGACGTCATCTCCTACGAGGACACCGAGGGAGCGATGCTGCAGGACGCCCTGTGGGCAGACACGCAGCGCCTCGCGGACGACCCCGCCTACGCCGACGCCGCGGTGCGATTCCTCAAGGCGGTCACGAAGGGCTGGCTGTTCGCGCGGGACAATCCGGAGGAGGCGGCGGAGATCGTCTACGACATCGCTTCCAACGCCGAGGCGGCCTTCCCGGTCGGCCCCGTCCACCAGCTCTGGCAGATGAACGAGGTCAACAAGCTCATCTGGACGGGCGCAGACTTCGGCGTCATCGACCAGGCCGCGTGGGACAAGACCGTGGAGGGAGCGCTCGCGGCGGTCAATCAGGACGGCCTCAATCTCATCACCGCCGAGCCCTCCGACACCGCCTTCTCGAACGAGTACATCGAGAAGGCGCTCGCCGAGCTGGCCGATGAGGGGGTCGACGTGTCGGGCGAGTACACGCCGATCGAGGTCGCGCTCACCGAGGGCGGCCAGTAG
- a CDS encoding aspartate aminotransferase family protein — translation MTLSEQSTDLDGLAAELDREYVFHSWSAQASLSPIVIAGGSGSVVWDHGGKRYLDFSSQLVNVNIGHQHPAVIDAIHRQADLLATVGPAAANLTRGEAAKRIVARAPEGFSKVFFTNGGADAIENAIRMARLHCAARGDVGRDKVLSTYRSYHGNTGAAIVATGDWRRMPNEFARGHVHFFGPYLYRSEFWATTPEQESERALQHLRRVIQSEGPATIAAILLESVPGTAGILLPPPGYLAGVRALADEFGILLILDEVMAGFGRTGRWFAFEGYDVVPDLITFAKGVNSGYVPVGGVVISEPIAATFDDRVFPGGLTYSGHPLAAASIVGALDAMESEGIVENARRVGAEKIGPGLLELAEKHAAIGEVRGEGVFWALELVADRTTRDPLPAAAVAKVKGELVARGLLPFQADNRIHVVPPCVVTDDEVDQALAIYDEAFAAAL, via the coding sequence ATGACTCTGAGCGAACAGTCCACGGACCTCGACGGTCTCGCCGCCGAGCTCGACCGCGAGTACGTCTTCCACTCGTGGTCCGCGCAGGCGTCGCTCTCACCCATTGTCATCGCCGGCGGTTCGGGCAGCGTCGTATGGGATCACGGGGGAAAGCGATACCTCGACTTCTCCAGCCAGCTCGTCAACGTCAACATCGGGCACCAGCATCCGGCCGTCATCGACGCCATCCACCGGCAGGCCGACCTGCTCGCCACCGTCGGCCCCGCCGCCGCGAACCTCACGCGCGGGGAGGCGGCCAAGCGCATCGTCGCCCGCGCCCCCGAGGGATTCTCGAAGGTCTTCTTCACCAACGGAGGCGCCGACGCCATCGAGAACGCCATCCGCATGGCGCGGCTGCACTGTGCGGCACGTGGCGACGTGGGCCGCGACAAAGTCCTCTCGACGTACCGGTCGTACCACGGCAACACCGGGGCCGCGATCGTCGCCACGGGTGACTGGCGACGGATGCCGAACGAGTTCGCCCGCGGACACGTGCACTTCTTCGGGCCCTACCTGTACCGCTCCGAGTTCTGGGCGACGACGCCGGAACAGGAGAGCGAGCGTGCGCTGCAGCACCTTCGCCGCGTCATCCAGTCCGAGGGCCCCGCAACGATCGCGGCGATCCTGCTCGAGTCCGTTCCCGGCACCGCCGGGATCCTCCTGCCGCCGCCCGGATACCTCGCGGGCGTCCGAGCGCTCGCCGACGAGTTCGGGATCCTCCTGATCCTCGACGAGGTCATGGCCGGATTCGGCCGCACGGGGCGCTGGTTCGCCTTCGAGGGGTACGACGTCGTGCCCGACCTCATCACCTTCGCCAAGGGCGTCAACTCCGGCTACGTGCCGGTCGGAGGCGTGGTGATCTCCGAGCCGATCGCGGCGACGTTCGACGACCGCGTGTTCCCCGGCGGTCTCACCTACAGCGGGCACCCGCTCGCGGCGGCGTCGATCGTCGGCGCGCTGGACGCGATGGAATCGGAGGGGATCGTCGAGAACGCCCGTCGTGTGGGCGCGGAGAAGATCGGCCCCGGGCTGCTCGAGCTCGCCGAGAAGCATGCCGCCATCGGCGAGGTCCGCGGCGAGGGCGTCTTCTGGGCGCTCGAGCTCGTCGCCGACCGCACCACACGCGACCCGCTCCCGGCCGCCGCGGTCGCGAAGGTGAAAGGCGAGCTCGTCGCACGGGGCCTTCTTCCGTTCCAGGCCGACAACCGCATCCACGTCGTGCCGCCGTGCGTCGTCACGGACGACGAGGTCGACCAGGCCCTCGCGATCTACGACGAAGCGTTCGCGGCGGCGCTCTGA
- the cofG gene encoding 7,8-didemethyl-8-hydroxy-5-deazariboflavin synthase CofG — MSSLSVDEAERLLGAADLDELLARASAVRDEGLRAAGRPGVITYSRKVFVPLTTLCRDRCHYCVFVDTPGQLRLKRAPLYMSDEQILRVVRAGHHSGCKEALLTLGDRPEDRWPEARAWLTEHGFASTLDYVGHAARLITAETGLLAHLNPGVMTAAELRELRPTAPSMGMMLETTSRAIYDQPGGAHYGSPDKDPDVRLRVLDDAGAAGIPFTTGILVGIGETVRDRAESLVALRDVAERHGHVQEVIVQNFRAKPGTAMRGVPDAALREYIATVAVARLVLGAHMRIQAPPNLSDPAELELLVRAGVDDWGGVSPLTADHVNPERPWPHLDDLAALTAASGFELRERLTAHPEYVRDADRWIDPALHTAVERLADRGTGLAARDASSERGGAVEGSGSSRSLSERSETVEGGDSSRSLSERSETKRAEPARKRLVEQAAQDPRSLDPAEWAALLTATGADLDALVRTADDVRRYTVGEAVSMVVNRNLTSSHLRRTPGEPPEFGLTDAEAIARDAVDLGATEICVQGLLPASEDPEGYLDLARAIAAAAPSVHLHAYRPQDIADLSDRAGLGLNEALAALRSAGVKTVPGTGVKILSERVRLEVAPGDLEIDRWIETITHAHRAGFRSTSVIFYGSVETAEERIAHLGLLRRIQDETGGFTEFVPIPLPGHGVPLVDARSATDEHRAMVAVSRLFFADSIRHIQIPWTRHGRDLAVDLLGAGGDDLGGTLLDGRVLPEAGIEHGLEFPFAEASARVGRLFRPLRERSTDYREIPRKAAAS, encoded by the coding sequence GTGTCGTCCCTTTCGGTCGATGAAGCCGAGCGGCTGCTCGGAGCCGCCGACCTCGACGAGCTGCTTGCGCGTGCGTCAGCCGTGCGCGACGAGGGCCTCCGGGCGGCGGGCCGGCCGGGGGTCATCACATACTCGCGCAAGGTCTTCGTGCCGCTGACGACCCTGTGCCGCGACCGCTGCCACTACTGCGTGTTCGTCGACACGCCGGGTCAGCTGCGACTCAAGCGCGCACCGCTGTACATGTCGGACGAGCAGATCCTCCGCGTGGTCCGAGCCGGTCACCACTCCGGCTGCAAGGAAGCGCTGCTGACCCTGGGCGACCGCCCCGAGGACCGGTGGCCCGAGGCGCGCGCCTGGCTCACCGAGCACGGCTTCGCCTCGACGCTCGACTACGTCGGGCACGCCGCCCGGCTCATCACCGCCGAGACCGGATTGCTCGCGCATCTCAACCCGGGCGTCATGACCGCGGCCGAGCTGCGCGAGCTCCGGCCGACCGCCCCCTCGATGGGCATGATGCTCGAGACGACGTCCCGCGCGATCTACGACCAGCCGGGCGGTGCGCACTACGGCTCGCCCGACAAGGACCCGGACGTGCGACTGCGGGTGCTCGACGACGCCGGGGCGGCCGGCATCCCGTTCACGACCGGCATCCTCGTCGGCATCGGCGAGACGGTTCGCGACCGGGCGGAGTCGCTCGTCGCCCTGCGGGACGTGGCCGAGCGCCACGGGCACGTGCAGGAGGTCATCGTCCAGAACTTCCGCGCAAAGCCCGGGACGGCGATGCGGGGGGTGCCGGATGCCGCGCTCCGCGAGTACATCGCGACGGTCGCCGTCGCCCGGCTGGTCCTCGGAGCGCACATGCGCATCCAGGCGCCGCCGAATCTGAGCGACCCGGCCGAGCTCGAGCTGCTCGTGCGCGCGGGCGTGGACGACTGGGGCGGGGTGTCGCCCCTGACCGCCGACCACGTGAACCCCGAGCGCCCGTGGCCGCACCTCGACGACCTCGCCGCGCTGACGGCGGCCTCGGGCTTCGAGCTCCGGGAGCGCCTGACGGCGCACCCGGAGTACGTCCGCGATGCCGATCGCTGGATCGACCCGGCGCTGCACACCGCGGTCGAGCGGCTGGCCGATCGCGGAACGGGCCTCGCGGCGAGGGATGCCTCGTCCGAGCGGGGCGGGGCGGTCGAGGGGAGTGGTTCCTCCCGGTCGTTGAGCGAGCGGAGCGAGACGGTCGAGGGCGGGGATTCTTCCCGGTCGTTGAGCGAGCGGAGCGAGACGAAACGCGCTGAGCCCGCCAGAAAGCGCCTTGTCGAGCAGGCAGCGCAGGACCCGCGGAGTCTCGACCCGGCGGAGTGGGCGGCGCTGCTCACCGCGACCGGCGCCGACCTCGATGCGCTCGTCCGCACCGCCGACGACGTCCGGCGCTACACCGTCGGCGAGGCGGTCAGCATGGTCGTCAACCGCAATCTGACGTCCTCGCATCTGCGCCGGACACCCGGCGAGCCGCCCGAGTTCGGGCTCACGGACGCCGAGGCGATCGCCCGTGATGCCGTCGACCTCGGCGCGACCGAGATCTGCGTGCAGGGTCTCCTCCCGGCATCCGAAGATCCCGAGGGCTATCTCGACCTCGCCCGCGCCATCGCCGCCGCCGCGCCGAGCGTGCACCTGCACGCCTACCGTCCGCAGGACATCGCGGACCTGTCCGACCGGGCCGGCCTCGGCCTGAACGAGGCGCTCGCCGCGCTGCGGTCGGCCGGCGTGAAGACGGTTCCCGGCACGGGGGTCAAGATCCTCAGCGAGCGCGTGCGTCTCGAGGTCGCGCCGGGCGACCTCGAGATCGACCGCTGGATCGAGACGATCACGCACGCGCACCGCGCCGGCTTCCGCTCGACGTCGGTGATCTTCTACGGCTCCGTCGAGACGGCGGAGGAGCGGATCGCCCACCTCGGACTCCTCCGCCGCATCCAGGACGAGACAGGCGGCTTCACGGAGTTCGTGCCGATCCCGCTGCCCGGCCACGGCGTGCCGCTCGTCGACGCCCGCTCGGCGACCGACGAGCACCGGGCGATGGTCGCCGTGTCGCGGCTCTTCTTCGCCGACAGCATCCGGCACATCCAGATCCCGTGGACCCGGCACGGGCGCGATCTCGCGGTCGATCTCCTCGGCGCGGGGGGCGATGATCTCGGCGGGACGCTCCTCGACGGGCGCGTGCTGCCCGAGGCCGGCATCGAGCACGGTCTCGAGTTCCCGTTCGCCGAGGCGTCCGCCCGCGTCGGAAGACTCTTCCGGCCGCTCCGGGAGCGGTCCACCGACTACCGGGAGATCCCGCGCAAGGCGGCCGCGTCATGA
- a CDS encoding NAD(P)/FAD-dependent oxidoreductase, with amino-acid sequence MTRRLGVAIVGAGFAGLAAAMTLRDAGHDIAVFERADRVGGTWRDNTYPGVACDVPSHLYGFARHPEPSWSAEFAPGAEIQAYLERVVDRERLDDRITFGAPLIDAGWHEDAGIWRLSFGGASPFDVDAEALVLACGRLSEPRIPDVANLEAFRGPLFHSARWDHGVDLVGAHVAVVGSGASAVQLVPQLARTASKVTLFQRSAAWIMPRGGRPFSPAERARFAANPDELARLRAQLDAEGEARFPSRSGGPGAVEAETVARAHLAAQVADPRLRATLTPDYAFGCKRVLLSDEFYPAVASDRVVLEPSALAAVDDGELIAASGSRHRGVDALVLATGFQTTRQPYARLVRGENGVTLGEHWAGGMTSFGSTVVAGFPQLFVLNGPNASLGHTSSILMLEAQAEYVAKALARRAGGGVLRVRPEAERAYTRMVDERAAGTPWLTGGCRNWYVDDRSRRLTLVWPGTVADYRAALAASGGREFETAPAVAVDAQERSGS; translated from the coding sequence ATGACACGCCGGCTCGGCGTAGCCATCGTCGGGGCCGGCTTCGCGGGCCTCGCCGCCGCGATGACCCTGCGCGACGCCGGCCACGACATCGCGGTGTTCGAGCGCGCCGACCGCGTCGGCGGCACATGGCGCGACAACACCTACCCCGGCGTCGCCTGCGACGTTCCGTCCCACCTCTACGGCTTCGCCCGGCATCCCGAGCCCTCCTGGTCGGCGGAATTCGCGCCGGGTGCCGAGATCCAGGCCTATCTCGAGCGGGTCGTCGACCGGGAGCGGCTCGACGACCGCATCACGTTCGGCGCCCCCCTCATCGACGCCGGCTGGCACGAGGATGCCGGGATCTGGCGCCTCTCGTTCGGCGGCGCTTCGCCGTTCGACGTGGACGCCGAGGCGCTCGTCCTCGCGTGCGGCCGGCTGAGCGAGCCGCGCATCCCCGACGTGGCGAACCTCGAGGCGTTCCGCGGGCCGCTGTTCCACTCCGCCCGCTGGGACCACGGGGTCGATCTCGTCGGCGCCCACGTGGCCGTCGTCGGTTCCGGTGCGAGCGCCGTGCAGCTGGTGCCGCAGCTCGCGCGCACCGCCTCGAAGGTCACGCTGTTCCAGCGGAGCGCCGCGTGGATCATGCCGCGCGGCGGCCGGCCGTTCTCGCCGGCGGAGCGGGCGCGGTTCGCCGCGAATCCGGACGAGCTCGCGCGACTGCGCGCTCAGCTGGACGCCGAGGGAGAAGCGCGGTTCCCCTCGCGCTCGGGCGGACCCGGGGCCGTCGAGGCCGAGACGGTCGCGCGCGCCCATCTCGCCGCACAGGTCGCCGACCCGCGGCTGCGCGCGACCCTCACCCCGGACTATGCGTTCGGGTGCAAGCGCGTGCTGCTGTCGGACGAGTTCTACCCGGCGGTGGCGTCGGATCGGGTCGTCCTCGAGCCGAGCGCGCTCGCCGCCGTCGACGATGGCGAGCTGATCGCGGCATCGGGGAGCCGTCACCGGGGGGTCGACGCGCTCGTGCTGGCGACCGGGTTCCAGACGACGCGCCAGCCGTACGCGCGGCTCGTCCGAGGCGAGAACGGCGTCACGCTGGGGGAGCACTGGGCCGGCGGCATGACGTCGTTCGGATCGACCGTCGTAGCCGGCTTCCCGCAGCTGTTCGTGCTGAACGGGCCGAACGCATCGCTCGGTCACACGTCGTCGATCCTCATGCTCGAGGCGCAGGCCGAGTACGTGGCGAAGGCGCTCGCCCGTCGCGCGGGCGGGGGAGTGCTGCGGGTCCGGCCCGAGGCCGAGCGGGCGTATACGAGGATGGTGGACGAGCGCGCCGCGGGAACGCCGTGGCTGACGGGCGGATGTCGCAACTGGTACGTCGACGACCGCTCGCGCCGGCTCACCCTGGTGTGGCCGGGCACGGTCGCCGACTACCGGGCGGCCCTCGCCGCGAGCGGCGGTCGGGAGTTCGAGACCGCGCCGGCGGTCGCCGTGGATGCACAGGAGAGGTCGGGATCATGA
- the fgd gene encoding glucose-6-phosphate dehydrogenase (coenzyme-F420): MTVPIRFGYKASAEQFGPAELLDYAIMAEEAGFDSVFVSDHLQPWLHEGGHAPASVPWLGALGGKTSRVLIGTSVLTPTFRYNPTVVAQDFATLGVMYPGRVILGVGTGEALNEANLGIAWPDPPERFRRLKEAIGLIRRLWSEDRVNFEGEFYTTRNITIYDKMDDPVPIYIGAAGPAATRLAGRIADGFITTSGKKRELYTDTLLPALREGLEKAGRSEDDLDTLIEIKVSYHPRRDVALEKTRFWAPLALSPEEKMGVDDPLEMQRLGEELPIERAASRFIVSDDPEEHIERIAWYVSLGFRHLVFHDPGHDQAEFLRLYGEHVLPRLRERFS, from the coding sequence ATGACGGTACCCATCCGGTTCGGCTACAAGGCATCGGCGGAGCAGTTCGGTCCGGCCGAGCTGCTCGATTACGCGATCATGGCCGAAGAGGCCGGGTTCGACTCGGTCTTCGTGTCCGACCACCTGCAGCCCTGGCTGCACGAGGGCGGCCACGCCCCGGCATCCGTCCCCTGGCTCGGGGCGCTCGGCGGCAAGACGTCGCGCGTCCTCATCGGCACGTCCGTGCTGACCCCGACCTTCCGCTACAACCCGACGGTCGTCGCGCAGGACTTCGCGACCCTCGGCGTCATGTACCCCGGGCGCGTGATCCTCGGCGTGGGCACCGGCGAGGCGCTCAACGAGGCGAACCTCGGCATCGCGTGGCCCGATCCTCCGGAGCGGTTCCGGCGGCTCAAAGAGGCGATCGGCCTCATCCGGCGGCTGTGGTCGGAGGACCGCGTCAACTTCGAGGGCGAGTTCTACACGACCCGCAACATCACGATCTACGACAAGATGGACGACCCGGTGCCTATCTACATTGGCGCCGCCGGGCCTGCCGCCACGCGTCTGGCCGGCCGCATCGCCGACGGCTTCATCACCACGAGCGGCAAGAAGCGCGAGCTCTACACCGACACCCTGCTGCCCGCGCTCCGTGAGGGGCTGGAGAAGGCCGGGCGATCCGAAGACGACCTCGACACGCTGATCGAGATCAAGGTGTCGTACCACCCGCGGCGCGACGTGGCGCTGGAGAAGACGCGGTTCTGGGCCCCGCTCGCCCTGAGCCCCGAGGAGAAGATGGGCGTCGACGACCCCCTCGAGATGCAGAGGCTCGGCGAGGAGCTGCCGATCGAGCGCGCCGCCTCGCGCTTCATCGTCTCGGACGACCCCGAGGAGCACATCGAGCGCATCGCGTGGTACGTGTCGCTCGGGTTCCGGCACCTGGTCTTCCACGACCCGGGGCACGATCAGGCGGAGTTCCTGCGGCTGTACGGCGAGCACGTGCTGCCGCGGCTGCGCGAGCGGTTCTCGTGA
- the cofC gene encoding 2-phospho-L-lactate guanylyltransferase, which yields MTGWTVVLPVKAAVRAKSRLARGPELARAIALDTIEAVGACGTVGQVVVVTDDAELEASLPPGARMVADRARVGPNAAILKVMAGLAASAPRAALLADLPALRSPDLAAALEAATMVERAVVPDAEGTGSTLVTAAAGAAWASAFGANSFARHLELGCVALEVPAYSSLRRDVDTAEHLAAAEVLGLGRWTSASLRPAGAPAGR from the coding sequence GTGACGGGCTGGACCGTCGTCCTGCCGGTCAAGGCGGCGGTGCGGGCGAAGTCGCGGCTCGCCCGCGGGCCCGAGCTCGCCCGCGCGATCGCCCTGGACACGATCGAGGCGGTGGGCGCGTGCGGGACCGTCGGGCAGGTGGTGGTGGTGACGGATGACGCAGAGCTCGAGGCATCCCTCCCCCCCGGCGCGCGCATGGTCGCCGACCGGGCCCGAGTGGGCCCGAACGCGGCGATCCTCAAGGTGATGGCCGGGCTGGCGGCGTCGGCTCCCCGCGCCGCCCTCCTCGCCGACCTGCCCGCCCTGCGCTCGCCAGACCTCGCGGCCGCGCTGGAGGCGGCCACGATGGTCGAGCGGGCAGTGGTCCCGGATGCCGAGGGCACCGGTTCGACGCTCGTCACCGCCGCGGCCGGGGCGGCGTGGGCCTCGGCCTTCGGCGCGAACTCGTTCGCACGCCATCTGGAGCTCGGCTGCGTGGCGCTGGAGGTTCCGGCCTATTCGTCGCTCCGACGCGACGTCGACACGGCGGAGCACCTCGCCGCCGCCGAGGTGCTCGGCCTCGGGCGGTGGACGTCGGCCTCCCTGCGTCCTGCCGGCGCTCCCGCCGGTCGTTGA